In Roseomonas fluvialis, one genomic interval encodes:
- a CDS encoding RES family NAD+ phosphorylase produces MTQRLDRILDCWRIGDPQGRFPIFDATGSALAPGRWNRADGPVIYAARNYSTAMLEKLAHGAGRLPPNQHAVRIRVPPGVSYEAFDPAMAPGWAAADEAEAQAWGAAWRRHGRSAVLLVPSVVARMEENVVINPDHADFSRIEHDLPRPVWWDRRLFG; encoded by the coding sequence GTGACGCAGCGGCTCGACCGCATCCTCGACTGCTGGCGCATCGGGGATCCGCAGGGCCGCTTCCCGATCTTCGACGCGACCGGATCCGCACTCGCCCCCGGGCGCTGGAACCGGGCCGATGGGCCGGTGATCTACGCCGCGCGCAACTATTCGACCGCGATGCTCGAGAAGCTCGCGCATGGCGCGGGCCGGCTGCCGCCGAACCAGCACGCGGTGCGGATCCGCGTCCCGCCCGGTGTGAGCTACGAGGCCTTCGACCCCGCCATGGCCCCCGGCTGGGCCGCGGCGGACGAAGCCGAGGCACAGGCCTGGGGTGCGGCCTGGCGTCGGCACGGACGCTCCGCCGTCCTGCTGGTGCCATCGGTGGTGGCGCGGATGGAGGAGAACGTCGTGATCAACCCCGACCACGCGGATTTCTCGCGCATCGAGCACGACCTGCCACGCCCGGTGTGGTGGGACCGTCGGTTGTTCGGATAA
- a CDS encoding antitoxin Xre/MbcA/ParS toxin-binding domain-containing protein, translating into MSFALADDTALLGLAPPPGRPLALAERVAAGLPIAALDRLMRAVAPDEDALRYAFVPKATLARRAKARPARLSPEESARIARVARVFALAREAWGSDAEARDFLRRRHPMLEDRTPLDVAIETDIGARIVERILGRLAYGTAA; encoded by the coding sequence ATGTCCTTTGCCCTTGCCGACGATACCGCGCTTTTGGGCCTGGCACCGCCGCCGGGCCGTCCGCTCGCGCTCGCCGAACGCGTGGCGGCCGGGCTGCCGATCGCCGCACTGGATCGCCTGATGCGCGCCGTCGCGCCGGACGAGGACGCGCTGCGCTATGCCTTCGTGCCCAAGGCCACGCTGGCGCGGCGTGCCAAGGCGCGGCCCGCGCGCCTGTCGCCGGAGGAGAGTGCCCGCATCGCCCGCGTCGCCCGCGTCTTCGCGCTGGCGCGCGAGGCCTGGGGCAGCGATGCCGAGGCGCGCGACTTCCTGCGCCGCCGCCACCCGATGCTCGAGGACCGCACGCCGCTCGATGTCGCGATCGAGACCGACATCGGCGCGCGCATCGTGGAACGCATCCTCGGCCGGCTGGCGTACGGCACGGCGGCGTGA
- a CDS encoding Coenzyme F420 hydrogenase/dehydrogenase, beta subunit C-terminal domain: MSLTAPPLREAEPRGLCTDCGVSRMADARACGVACQFIKPDYPALEARVHGRTRDPARPDEAYFGPFRRMVRAALKRPASGAQWTGITTRIAERLLESGAVTAVLTMAPDPDDRWKPVPVLVTKPEHLAQCRGMRMGYAPLLALLEPAAAAGHKRIAVVGIPCQVYALRALEDRLGFEDIFVIGTPCSDNTTTENFHKFLALVDPSPATVTYLEFRADYHVEIRHDDGRKREIPFLLLPLADLPGDFFPLTCRTCVDYTNVLADITVGYMGGTGAQWLIVRNARGEALLSLLGDEVLVESPRDSGRRTAAVRGFMANTERAAGGLPLRRMPNWARPIVAWLQPRIGPRGLEFARARVEMKAIETVLHLRRQKPGMMRNMIPRHVWALVERYGLKPGPEEARESLAPPPVRAQKAATTEGPRP, from the coding sequence GTGAGCCTCACGGCGCCACCGCTGCGCGAGGCCGAACCGCGCGGGCTGTGCACCGATTGCGGCGTCTCCCGCATGGCGGATGCCAGGGCCTGCGGCGTGGCCTGCCAGTTCATCAAGCCCGACTACCCGGCGCTGGAGGCGCGCGTGCATGGCCGCACGCGCGACCCGGCGCGCCCGGACGAGGCCTATTTCGGCCCCTTCCGCCGCATGGTGCGCGCCGCGCTGAAGCGCCCGGCCTCGGGCGCGCAATGGACCGGCATCACCACGCGCATCGCGGAACGGCTGCTCGAGAGCGGCGCGGTGACCGCCGTGCTGACCATGGCGCCCGACCCGGACGACCGCTGGAAGCCCGTCCCGGTGCTGGTAACGAAGCCGGAGCACCTGGCGCAGTGCCGCGGCATGCGCATGGGCTACGCGCCGCTGCTGGCCTTGCTGGAACCGGCGGCGGCGGCTGGGCACAAGCGCATCGCCGTGGTCGGCATTCCATGCCAGGTCTACGCGCTGCGCGCGCTGGAAGACCGCCTCGGCTTCGAGGACATCTTCGTCATCGGTACGCCCTGTTCCGACAACACGACCACCGAGAACTTCCACAAGTTCCTCGCCCTGGTGGACCCGTCGCCCGCGACCGTCACCTACCTGGAATTCCGCGCCGACTACCATGTGGAGATCCGCCACGACGACGGCCGCAAGCGCGAGATCCCGTTCCTGCTGCTGCCGCTGGCCGACCTGCCCGGGGATTTCTTCCCGCTGACGTGTCGCACCTGCGTCGACTACACCAACGTGCTGGCCGACATCACCGTGGGCTACATGGGCGGCACCGGCGCGCAATGGCTGATCGTGCGCAATGCGCGCGGCGAGGCGCTGCTCTCGCTGCTGGGTGACGAGGTTCTGGTGGAATCCCCGCGCGATTCCGGCCGCCGCACCGCCGCGGTGCGCGGCTTCATGGCGAATACCGAACGCGCCGCCGGCGGCCTGCCGCTACGGCGCATGCCCAACTGGGCGCGCCCGATCGTCGCCTGGCTGCAGCCGCGCATCGGCCCGCGCGGCCTGGAATTCGCCCGCGCGCGCGTCGAGATGAAGGCGATCGAGACCGTGCTGCACCTGCGCCGCCAGAAGCCCGGGATGATGCGCAACATGATCCCGCGCCATGTCTGGGCGCTGGTGGAGCGCTACGGCCTGAAGCCCGGCCCGGAGGAGGCGCGCGAGAGCCTTGCACCGCCGCCGGTCCGCGCGCAGAAGGCCGCGACAACGGAAGGACCACGCCCATGA
- the lptF gene encoding LPS export ABC transporter permease LptF: MTRIDRYLFRQLALALLAVTVGLAALVWLTQSLRFIELVLDRGLSLVVFVELTSLMLPSFFAVILPITTFVVVLFVYVRLAGDRELVVMRAAGLSQWRLARPAVLLAAIATGLCVLLNIWLVPISHTAFRQWQFEIRNQLVGVLLQEGVFSQVGNDLTVYARYRDPDGTLRGILVHDQRDAGAPVTILAEQGRISTTGAAPRVTLLNGVRQQVERAPANAPPGTPPLRLNTLSFTENSLDLARATRGEESRSRDSRERSIAELLNPDPDEALRDREVRRYYAEAHQRMSGPLTALSFALVGLAVALTGEFRRHGGGLRIAVGIGLVVGLLAFGLTAGNLAARDNAWVPLIWLQTVLPGIVAAWWLGGAPGWPRAAPPPVPAAP; the protein is encoded by the coding sequence ATGACCCGGATCGATCGCTACCTGTTCCGCCAACTCGCCCTCGCCCTCCTTGCCGTCACGGTGGGCTTGGCGGCGCTCGTGTGGCTGACGCAGTCGCTGCGCTTCATCGAACTGGTGCTCGACCGCGGGCTGTCGCTCGTGGTGTTCGTCGAGCTCACCTCGCTCATGCTGCCGTCGTTCTTCGCGGTGATCCTGCCGATCACGACCTTCGTCGTGGTGCTGTTCGTGTATGTGCGCCTGGCCGGCGACCGCGAACTGGTGGTGATGCGCGCGGCAGGGCTGTCGCAATGGCGCCTTGCGCGTCCGGCGGTGCTGCTCGCGGCCATCGCGACCGGGCTGTGCGTGCTGCTCAACATCTGGCTGGTGCCCATCAGCCACACCGCCTTCCGGCAATGGCAGTTCGAGATCCGCAACCAGCTGGTCGGCGTGCTGCTGCAGGAAGGCGTGTTCAGCCAGGTGGGCAACGACCTGACCGTGTACGCGCGCTACCGCGACCCGGACGGCACGCTGCGTGGCATCCTGGTGCATGACCAGCGCGATGCCGGCGCGCCGGTCACCATCCTGGCCGAACAGGGGCGCATCAGCACCACCGGCGCGGCCCCGCGTGTGACGCTGCTCAACGGCGTGCGCCAGCAGGTGGAACGCGCGCCGGCCAATGCGCCGCCCGGCACGCCGCCGCTGCGGCTCAACACGCTGTCCTTCACCGAGAACAGCCTCGACCTCGCGCGCGCAACACGGGGCGAGGAGTCGCGCTCGCGCGATTCGCGCGAACGCTCCATCGCGGAACTGCTGAACCCCGACCCCGACGAAGCCCTGCGCGACCGCGAGGTGCGCCGCTACTACGCCGAGGCGCACCAGCGCATGTCCGGCCCGCTCACCGCGCTGTCCTTCGCGCTGGTTGGGCTTGCGGTGGCACTGACCGGCGAATTCCGCCGCCATGGCGGGGGGCTGCGCATCGCGGTCGGCATCGGGCTGGTGGTCGGGCTGCTCGCCTTCGGTCTGACGGCCGGTAACCTCGCCGCGCGGGACAATGCCTGGGTGCCGCTGATCTGGCTGCAGACCGTGCTGCCGGGCATCGTCGCCGCCTGGTGGCTGGGCGGTGCGCCCGGCTGGCCGCGCGCCGCACCCCCGCCGGTGCCGGCCGCGCCATGA
- a CDS encoding FAD-binding oxidoreductase: protein MLNPALPDALATLLGPAGLLTDPSDIAPALSDWRGLYRGAAMAVLRPANTQQVADCVRICAEARIAIVPQGGNTSMVGGATPEGNGRSVVLSLARLNRIRDLDPIDMTMTAEAGVVVKTAQDAAADAGCLFPLSFGGEGTAMIGGILSTNAGGNTTVRYGNARELMLGLEVVLPDGQVWSGLRRLRKDNTGYALRHLFVGAEGTLGIITAATLRLFARPRVNEVLFCSVRDEAAALSVFRRFRDVDETAIRAFEYMSGLGVDFAVKHIPGVTLPVAERADHYILVDLASTRADADLQGLAEQVLGAAMESGEVLDAVVGGSEARRQAIWRIREEHPEAQRKEGASVKNDVSVPVSKVPELIRRASAACESLIPGIRPVPFGHMGDGNIHMNLEQPVGMDPEAFLARSHDIMDTVNDVVRDLDGSFSAEHGIGRLKTDMMEAWRGGAELATMQRIKAALDPAGVMNPGKVLP from the coding sequence ATGCTCAACCCCGCCCTGCCCGACGCCCTCGCCACCCTGCTCGGCCCCGCCGGCCTGCTGACCGACCCGTCCGACATCGCACCCGCGCTGTCCGACTGGCGCGGACTGTACCGCGGCGCGGCGATGGCCGTGCTGCGCCCGGCGAACACCCAGCAGGTGGCGGACTGCGTGCGCATCTGCGCCGAAGCGCGCATCGCCATCGTGCCGCAGGGCGGCAATACCTCGATGGTCGGCGGCGCCACGCCGGAGGGGAATGGCCGTTCGGTCGTGCTCTCGCTCGCGCGGCTCAACCGCATCCGCGACCTTGACCCGATCGACATGACCATGACCGCCGAAGCCGGCGTTGTGGTGAAGACCGCGCAGGATGCCGCGGCCGATGCCGGCTGCCTGTTCCCGCTGTCCTTCGGCGGCGAGGGCACGGCGATGATCGGCGGCATCCTGTCGACCAATGCCGGCGGCAACACCACCGTGCGCTACGGCAATGCGCGCGAACTCATGCTCGGCCTGGAAGTGGTGCTGCCCGACGGGCAGGTCTGGTCCGGCCTGCGGCGCCTGCGCAAGGACAATACCGGCTACGCGCTGCGCCACCTGTTCGTGGGGGCTGAGGGCACGCTCGGCATCATCACCGCCGCCACGCTGCGCCTGTTCGCGCGCCCGCGGGTGAACGAAGTCCTGTTCTGCTCGGTGCGGGACGAAGCCGCCGCGCTGTCGGTGTTCCGCCGCTTCCGCGACGTGGACGAAACGGCGATCCGCGCCTTCGAATACATGTCGGGCCTCGGCGTCGACTTCGCGGTGAAACACATCCCCGGTGTCACGCTGCCCGTCGCCGAGCGCGCGGATCACTACATCCTGGTCGACCTCGCCTCGACCCGCGCCGATGCCGACCTGCAGGGCCTGGCGGAGCAGGTCCTGGGGGCCGCGATGGAATCGGGCGAGGTGCTCGACGCTGTGGTCGGCGGCAGCGAGGCCAGGCGCCAGGCGATCTGGCGCATCCGCGAGGAACACCCCGAGGCGCAGCGCAAGGAAGGGGCCAGCGTCAAGAACGACGTCTCGGTGCCGGTCTCGAAGGTGCCGGAGTTGATCCGCCGTGCGTCGGCCGCCTGCGAATCGCTGATTCCCGGCATCCGCCCCGTTCCCTTCGGACACATGGGCGATGGCAACATCCACATGAACCTCGAACAGCCAGTGGGCATGGACCCCGAGGCCTTCCTCGCGCGCAGCCACGACATCATGGACACGGTGAACGACGTTGTGCGCGACCTCGATGGCTCCTTCAGCGCCGAACACGGGATCGGGCGCCTCAAGACCGACATGATGGAGGCCTGGCGCGGCGGGGCTGAACTCGCGACCATGCAGCGCATCAAGGCCGCGCTCGATCCCGCGGGCGTGATGAACCCCGGCAAGGTGCTGCCCTGA
- a CDS encoding Bug family tripartite tricarboxylate transporter substrate binding protein: protein MTHRRTLIGALAAAPALAALPAAAQDGPFPNRPIRILLAFAPGGGTDLIARTLAAPMQGVLGQPVVVENRPGAGGNIATEAAASARPDGYTILMGNHGPMSVNVSLFRNMRVDPERALEPIGLVADAPLVVVVGPKSRAQTLTELLAEIRAGNGGTTYGSASNGSASHLAAALMLQMSGLTAEHVPFRGAGPALTDVVAGHLHFMVTTLPSVVGLLNGGQLRPIAVTGEARMAVLPNVPTVAETIPGYKATAWYGLLVPRGTPAPVKERLFVAMRQALSDPEVIRRLRDEGAEPSTMDGEAFARLIRWERERWAPVIRQANITVD, encoded by the coding sequence ATGACCCACCGCCGCACGCTGATCGGCGCCCTTGCCGCCGCCCCCGCCCTCGCCGCCCTGCCGGCCGCGGCGCAGGACGGTCCCTTCCCGAACCGGCCGATCCGCATCCTGCTCGCCTTCGCGCCGGGCGGCGGCACCGACCTGATCGCGCGCACCCTGGCCGCACCGATGCAGGGCGTGCTGGGCCAGCCGGTGGTGGTGGAAAACCGCCCCGGCGCCGGCGGCAACATCGCGACCGAGGCCGCGGCCAGTGCGCGCCCCGACGGCTACACCATCCTGATGGGCAACCACGGGCCCATGAGCGTGAACGTTTCGCTGTTCCGCAACATGCGCGTGGACCCGGAGCGTGCACTCGAACCGATCGGCCTGGTGGCGGATGCGCCGCTGGTGGTGGTGGTCGGCCCGAAATCCCGCGCGCAGACCCTGACCGAACTGCTCGCGGAGATCCGCGCCGGCAATGGCGGCACCACCTACGGCAGCGCGTCCAACGGTTCGGCGAGCCACCTGGCGGCGGCGCTGATGCTGCAGATGTCGGGGCTGACGGCCGAGCACGTGCCCTTCCGCGGCGCAGGCCCCGCGCTGACCGACGTCGTGGCGGGCCACCTCCACTTCATGGTCACCACCCTGCCCTCCGTGGTCGGGCTGCTGAACGGCGGCCAGCTGCGCCCCATCGCGGTGACCGGCGAGGCGCGCATGGCGGTGCTGCCCAACGTGCCCACCGTCGCCGAGACCATCCCGGGCTACAAGGCGACCGCCTGGTACGGGCTGCTGGTGCCGCGCGGCACGCCGGCGCCGGTCAAGGAACGCCTGTTCGTCGCGATGCGCCAGGCGCTGTCCGACCCCGAGGTGATCCGCCGCCTGCGCGACGAGGGGGCCGAGCCCTCGACGATGGACGGCGAGGCCTTCGCACGCCTGATCCGCTGGGAGCGCGAGCGCTGGGCGCCAGTGATCCGCCAGGCCAACATCACCGTGGATTGA
- a CDS encoding glycosyltransferase, which translates to MRDAAPGPAGAAAQGGSPARVTVVTVTHRSADTIADFLDALPQGLDLVVVDNAGGDDTPERVAAAAPRARVIRNTVNRGFGAGCNAGIDAAATDFILLLNPDARLRAGALDTLLAAAEAWADAAILAPAIVNEDGSRVRSYDASQRRRRLLPRKRAAEPWPEGPACVDFASGAAMLLRRADGLRFDESIFLFYEDDMICDAARAMGRAVVYVPGAVVAHAGGRSSAPSLRIRARKAFHMARSRQIYLERHGGQDAPARLLHHAGRALGHALTFRGAKALEDLAGLAGTLAWLRSGRA; encoded by the coding sequence GTGCGCGACGCCGCCCCCGGCCCGGCTGGCGCCGCGGCGCAGGGCGGCAGCCCCGCGCGCGTGACCGTGGTGACCGTGACTCATCGCAGCGCCGACACCATCGCGGACTTCCTCGATGCTCTGCCGCAGGGCCTGGACCTGGTGGTGGTGGACAACGCCGGCGGTGACGACACGCCCGAGCGCGTCGCTGCCGCGGCGCCGCGGGCACGGGTCATCCGCAACACGGTCAACCGGGGCTTCGGCGCCGGCTGTAACGCCGGCATCGATGCCGCCGCAACGGACTTCATCCTGCTGCTGAACCCCGATGCGCGCCTGCGCGCCGGCGCGCTCGACACGCTGCTCGCCGCCGCCGAGGCCTGGGCCGATGCTGCGATCCTCGCCCCCGCGATCGTGAACGAGGACGGTTCGCGCGTGCGGTCCTACGATGCCTCCCAGCGCCGACGCCGCCTGCTGCCGCGCAAACGCGCCGCCGAGCCCTGGCCGGAGGGCCCGGCCTGTGTCGACTTCGCCTCGGGTGCGGCAATGCTGCTGCGCCGCGCCGATGGGCTGCGCTTCGACGAATCGATCTTCCTGTTCTACGAGGACGACATGATTTGCGACGCCGCGCGCGCCATGGGCCGCGCGGTGGTTTACGTGCCTGGCGCGGTGGTGGCGCATGCTGGCGGGCGGTCCTCCGCGCCATCGCTGCGAATCCGCGCGCGGAAGGCTTTCCACATGGCGCGCTCGCGACAGATATACCTGGAACGCCATGGCGGGCAGGATGCGCCGGCACGCCTGCTGCACCATGCCGGGCGCGCGTTGGGCCATGCCCTCACGTTTCGCGGCGCGAAGGCGCTCGAGGACCTGGCCGGGCTGGCGGGAACCCTGGCCTGGCTGCGCTCCGGGCGGGCGTAA
- a CDS encoding ABC transporter substrate-binding protein has product MTTRRSVLAAGTAALLPAGLAAPALAQGAARNALRFIPHSNLASIDPVGTTGYIVRNHGYMVYDTLFATDAEFRIRPQMVESWEGSGTDLVWTFRLREGLRFHDNEPVRAQDVIPSLRRWGARDSFGQTLMAAVADMTAVDDRTFRITLSRPFPLLIDAIGKLSSQVPFIMHQRHASLDPNTPVPEAVGSGPFRFVRDQWVPGSQAVYEKFAGYVPRNEPASSAAGGKRVNIDRVEWRIIPDPATAAAALQTGEVDWYEQPAFDLLPLMARSRDIRIEQIDPVGSILMLRFNHLHAPFNNPAIRRAVQMAVSQADYLQAVVGNDRYFRECKAFFACGTPLASTEGVEAIGGNLDRARAMLREAGYANEPVVIISPTDIPANHAQSLVTHDLLRRLGMNVELVATDWGSVLTRRGNRNAPAQGGWSIFHTWWVGPDLANPALHAPLRTHGANAWAGWPTDAPLEALRDQFLAAATPADQMRIAVEMQKRAFEVVPYVTVGQMWQPTAFRRNVVDIVPSPVPFFWNVRKT; this is encoded by the coding sequence ATGACCACCCGCCGTTCCGTCCTCGCCGCCGGCACCGCCGCGCTGCTGCCGGCCGGGCTTGCCGCCCCCGCCCTCGCGCAGGGTGCAGCCCGCAACGCGCTGCGCTTCATCCCGCATTCCAACCTGGCGTCGATCGACCCGGTGGGGACCACGGGCTACATCGTGCGCAACCACGGCTACATGGTCTACGACACGCTGTTCGCGACCGATGCCGAGTTCCGCATCCGCCCGCAGATGGTCGAATCCTGGGAGGGTTCGGGCACCGACCTGGTCTGGACCTTTCGCCTGCGCGAAGGCCTGCGCTTTCACGACAACGAACCGGTCCGCGCGCAGGACGTCATCCCCTCGCTGCGCCGCTGGGGCGCACGCGACAGCTTCGGCCAGACCCTGATGGCCGCGGTGGCGGACATGACCGCGGTCGATGACCGAACCTTCCGCATCACGCTGTCGCGGCCCTTCCCGCTGCTGATCGACGCGATCGGCAAGCTGTCCTCGCAGGTGCCCTTCATCATGCACCAGCGGCACGCGAGCCTCGATCCGAACACCCCGGTGCCCGAGGCGGTCGGCTCCGGCCCCTTCCGATTCGTGCGCGACCAGTGGGTGCCCGGCAGCCAGGCGGTCTACGAGAAGTTCGCCGGCTACGTGCCGCGCAACGAACCGGCGTCGTCGGCCGCCGGCGGCAAGCGGGTGAACATCGACCGCGTCGAATGGCGCATCATCCCCGACCCGGCCACGGCGGCGGCGGCGCTGCAGACCGGCGAGGTCGACTGGTACGAACAGCCCGCCTTCGACCTGCTGCCGCTGATGGCCCGTTCGCGCGACATCCGCATCGAGCAGATCGACCCGGTCGGCTCCATCCTGATGCTGCGCTTCAACCATCTGCACGCGCCCTTCAACAACCCGGCCATTCGCCGGGCGGTCCAGATGGCCGTGAGCCAGGCCGACTACCTCCAGGCCGTGGTGGGCAACGACCGCTACTTCCGCGAGTGCAAGGCCTTCTTCGCCTGCGGCACGCCGCTGGCCAGCACCGAGGGGGTCGAGGCGATCGGCGGCAACCTCGACCGAGCCCGCGCCATGCTGCGCGAAGCCGGCTATGCCAACGAACCGGTCGTCATCATCAGCCCGACCGACATTCCGGCGAACCACGCGCAGTCGCTGGTCACGCACGACCTGCTGCGGCGCCTTGGCATGAACGTGGAATTGGTCGCGACGGATTGGGGCAGCGTGCTGACGCGTCGCGGAAATCGCAACGCGCCTGCGCAGGGCGGCTGGTCCATCTTCCATACCTGGTGGGTGGGGCCGGACCTCGCGAACCCCGCTCTGCATGCGCCGCTGCGCACCCACGGTGCGAACGCCTGGGCCGGATGGCCGACCGATGCGCCGCTCGAGGCGCTGCGCGACCAGTTCCTCGCGGCCGCGACGCCAGCGGACCAGATGCGCATCGCGGTCGAGATGCAGAAGCGCGCCTTCGAGGTGGTGCCCTATGTCACGGTCGGGCAGATGTGGCAGCCGACCGCGTTCCGCCGCAACGTGGTGGACATCGTGCCCAGCCCGGTGCCGTTCTTCTGGAACGTGCGCAAGACCTGA
- a CDS encoding acyl carrier protein, whose protein sequence is MSDTAEKVKKIVVEHLGVEEAKVTPEASFIDDLGADSLDTVELVMAFEEAFGVEIPDDAAEKITTVKDAIDYIEKQKGE, encoded by the coding sequence ATGAGCGACACCGCCGAGAAGGTGAAGAAGATCGTCGTCGAGCACCTCGGCGTCGAGGAGGCGAAGGTGACCCCGGAAGCCTCGTTCATCGACGACCTGGGCGCCGACAGCCTCGACACGGTCGAGCTGGTCATGGCCTTCGAGGAGGCCTTCGGCGTCGAGATCCCGGACGATGCGGCGGAAAAGATCACCACCGTGAAGGACGCGATCGACTACATCGAGAAGCAGAAGGGCGAGTAA
- a CDS encoding chromate transporter, producing the protein MTDDPPRPVPTLLDMFLTYGRIGLIGFGGINAWARRVLVEEKRWLTDQEYAETLGLGQVLPGPNALNAAIMVGDRFHGTAGAIAAPVAMFGGPLILLAGLAMFYDAYGEVQVVKAVLAGVAAAAAGMVLGTAAKMTQKLKPPPTLLAVGLCALVAAGLLRVPLPYVVLGLAPFGIAAAWQVLRAK; encoded by the coding sequence ATGACCGACGATCCGCCGCGCCCCGTCCCGACCCTGCTCGACATGTTTCTCACCTATGGCCGCATCGGGCTGATCGGCTTCGGTGGCATCAATGCCTGGGCGCGCCGCGTGCTGGTCGAGGAAAAGCGCTGGTTGACCGACCAGGAATACGCCGAGACGCTTGGCCTGGGGCAGGTGCTTCCAGGGCCGAACGCGCTGAACGCCGCGATCATGGTCGGCGACCGCTTCCACGGCACGGCGGGCGCCATCGCGGCACCCGTCGCAATGTTTGGCGGGCCGCTGATCCTCCTGGCGGGGCTGGCGATGTTCTACGACGCCTATGGCGAGGTGCAGGTGGTCAAGGCTGTGCTGGCCGGCGTGGCCGCGGCCGCGGCGGGCATGGTGTTGGGCACCGCGGCGAAGATGACGCAGAAGCTCAAGCCGCCGCCCACGCTGCTGGCGGTCGGGCTCTGCGCGCTGGTGGCGGCGGGGCTGCTGCGCGTGCCGCTGCCCTATGTGGTGCTGGGTCTCGCGCCTTTCGGGATCGCGGCCGCCTGGCAGGTGCTGCGCGCGAAATGA
- a CDS encoding chromate transporter gives MTATIFWQLVLGFGAISLVSVGGGIAVLPEMHRLVVDVHGWMSDADFARRFALAQAAPGPNVLVVGLFGWHVGGVLGMLTATLAMTLPTSFMAFGFSRLRARLSGRFWLRVVERGLVPIAVGLIGASGLILAQGTATGWLPAVVTAASAVFVWRTDFSPLWVLGAGAIIGLAFL, from the coding sequence ATGACGGCCACGATCTTCTGGCAATTGGTGCTGGGCTTCGGCGCCATATCCCTGGTCTCGGTGGGCGGCGGCATCGCCGTGCTGCCCGAGATGCACCGCCTGGTGGTGGATGTGCATGGCTGGATGAGCGATGCCGATTTCGCCCGTCGATTCGCGCTCGCGCAGGCAGCACCCGGGCCGAACGTGCTGGTGGTGGGGCTGTTCGGCTGGCATGTCGGCGGCGTGCTCGGGATGCTCACGGCAACGCTCGCGATGACGCTGCCGACCTCGTTCATGGCCTTCGGCTTCTCCCGCCTGCGCGCGCGCCTGTCGGGGCGCTTCTGGCTGCGCGTGGTCGAGCGCGGGCTGGTGCCGATCGCGGTCGGGCTGATCGGCGCGTCGGGATTGATCCTGGCGCAGGGGACCGCGACCGGGTGGCTGCCGGCGGTGGTCACGGCGGCCTCGGCGGTATTCGTGTGGCGGACCGATTTCTCGCCGCTCTGGGTGCTGGGCGCGGGTGCGATCATCGGGCTCGCCTTCCTGTGA